One region of Trichosurus vulpecula isolate mTriVul1 chromosome 1, mTriVul1.pri, whole genome shotgun sequence genomic DNA includes:
- the LOC118852672 gene encoding vomeronasal type-2 receptor 26-like: protein MTIRFAVEEINNDPVLLPNVSLGFQVFNAYQNDERTLESSLQWLTGEGQLVPNFSCRERDKSVAVIGGATSALSVQMVTLLELYKFPQISFGPFDPILSDKAQFPSLYQMAPRDSSLPRGVVQLLVHFKWTWVGLVTTDDLGGEEFIQEMTGEMTKYDICASFTEKIPVSERRHEESEKKFMSRIMGSSSRVVVIHGDTDSLMVLRHSQLPFFPAYKVWISTSHWDITMRPNSLDSYNFYGALTFTYLTREVPGFKSFLRSIHPNKDPEDIVLREFWFSVFRCQDKREKLEQEQCAPNTTLEALPIFLFDMTMSGLSYTIYNAVYAVAWALHEMLLRKSENASGEAGESWVPPPWKLHSFLKDIQFNNSAGDQVFMDEKRSSEAQYDIRNYVVYLNDSEFLLKVGQFIPNAPPGQDFTICEEAIHWGWLDSKVPRSACSDSCGPGYRKTSKEGEPVCCFSCSQCPEGEISNQTDVDHCVKCPEDEYANKKKDHCFPKVVTFLNVTEPLGITLVLTALSFSLLTTVVLWVFVKFRDTPIVKANNRTLSYTLLISLTFCFFCSLLFIGRPTAATCLLRQITFGVVFTVAVSSILAKTIMVVLAFRATRPGSRIRMWVQSRVSNSVVLICSGIQVILCGIWLGISPPFPDMDTHSEPGHIIIQCNEGSDIAFYCVLGYMGFLALGTFTVAFLARSLPDTFNEAKFITFSMLMFCSVWVSFLPTYQSTKGKAMVIVEIFSILASSAGLLGCIFVPKCYVILLRPERNSQEGIKKKVDTKT from the exons ATGACCATAAGGTTTGCTGTGGAGGAGATCAACAATGACCCTGTTCTGTTGCCCAACGTTTCTCTGGGATTCCAGGTCTTCAATGCCTACCAAAATGACGAGAGAACCTTGGAGAGCTCCCTGCAGTGGTTAACAGGAGAGGGTCAGCTAGTCCCTAACTTTAGCTGCAGAGAGCGGGACAAGTCTGTGGCTGTCATCGGAGGAGCCACATCAGCTTTGTCTGTCCAGATGGTGACCCTCCTTGAGCTCTACAAGTTCCCACAG ATCAGCTTTGGCCCTTTTGATCCCATTCTGAGTGACaaggctcagtttccttctctgtaccaGATGGCTCCCAGGGACTCCTCCTTACCCCGAGGTGTAGTCCAGTTACTAGTACATTTTAAATGGACCTGGGTAGGTCTGGTGACTACAGATGATCTCGGGGGTGAGGAATTCATTCAGGAAATGACAGGGGAGATGACAAAGTATGACATCTGTGCATCCTTCACAGAGAAGATCCCTGTCAGTGAGAGACGACATGAAGAATCAGAGAAGAAATTCATGTCTAGGATCATGGGATCTTCATCTAGAGTAGTTGTCATTCATGGTGATACAGATTCATTAATGGTTCTGAGACATTCACAATTGCCCTTTTTCCCAGCATATAAGGTGTGGATCTCCACTTCTCACTGGGACATCACCATGAGGCCCAACTCTCTTGACAGTTACAATTTCTATGGAGCTCTCACTTTTACATACCTAACCAGGGAGGTCCCTGGTTTTAAGTCTTTTCTCAGGTCAATCCATCCTAATAAAGACCCAGAGGACATTGTACTTAGGGAgttctggttctcagttttccGGTGCCAGGATAAACGTGAAAAGCTGGAACAAGAGCAGTGTGCACCAAACACTACCTTGGAGGCTTTGCCTATATTCCTTTTTGACATGACCATGTCTGGCCTGAGTTACACCATCTACAATGCAGTGTATGCTGTGGCTTGGGCCCTTCACGAAATGCTTCTGAGGAAATCAGAGAATGCATCTGGGGAAgctggagaaagctgggtgcctccTCCTTGGAAG ctCCACTCCTTTCTGAAGGACATTCAGTTTAACAACAGCGCTGGTGATCAGGtgtttatggatgagaaaagaaGCTCTGAGGCTCAATACGACATTAGGAACTATGTGGTCTATCTTAACGATTCTGAATTCCTGCTAAAAGTGGGCCAATTTATCCCCAATGCACCACCTGGTCAAGATTTCACCATATGTGAGGAAGCCATCCACTGGGGATGGTTAGATTCAAAG GTCCCCCGATCTGCCTGTAGTGACAGCTGTGGCCCTGGATATAGGAAGACaagtaaggagggagagcctGTCTGCTGCTTCAGCTGTTCCCAGTGCCCAGAGGGGGAGATTTCCAATCAAACTG ATGTGGACCACTGTGTGAAGTGCCCAGAAGATGAGtatgcaaataaaaagaaagatcacTGCTTCCCCAAGGTTGTGACATTCCTGAACGTTACAGAGCCTTTGGGGATAACACTAGTATTGAcagctctttccttctctcttctgacaacTGTGGTTCTCTGGGTGTTTGTGAAGTTTCGAGACACTCCCATAGTCAAAGCCAACAACCGTACTCTCAGCTATACTCTCCTCATCTCCCTTACTTTCTGTTTCTTCTGCTCCTTGCTCTTCATTGGCCGTCCCACTGCAGCCACCTGCCTCCTCAGACAAAtaacttttggagttgtcttcacTGTGGCTGTGTCCTCTATTTTGGCAAAAACCATTATGGTGGTTCTGGCCTTTAGGGCTACAAGACCAGGGAGTCGAATCAGGATGTGGGTACAATCTAGGGTGTCCAATTCTGTTGTCCTCATCTGCTCTGGCATTCAAGTGATTCTCTGTGGCATTTGGCTGGGAatttctccccccttcccagaCATGGACACACACTCTGAACCTGGTCACATCATCATTCAATGTAATGAGGGCTCTGACATTGCTTTCTATTGTGTCCTGGGCTACATGGGTTTCCTAGCCCTGGGGACTTTTACTGTGGCTTTCCTGGCCAGAAGCCTGCCTGACACCTTCAATGAAGCCAAGTTCATTACATTCAGCATGTTGATGTTCTGCAGTGTGTgggtctccttcctccccacataCCAGAGCACCAAGGGCAAGGCCATGGTGATTGTAgagatattttccattttggCCTCCAGTGCTGGGTTACTGGGCTGCATTTTTGTTCCCAAGTGTTATGTGATCCTGCTGAGACCAGAAAGGAACTCCCAGGAAGGGATAAAGAAAAAAGTGGACACCAAAACCTGA